A genomic region of Novipirellula aureliae contains the following coding sequences:
- the alaS gene encoding alanine--tRNA ligase, which translates to MKTDELREKYLAFFETKGCVRRPSDVLVPTWDPSVLFTPAGMNQFKDHFLGKVKLDFTRATTCQKCLRTGDIDNVGRTAFHHTFFEMLGNFSFGDYFKEDAIRWAWEFLTDKKWLGIPSERLSVTVYRDDEEAFRLWQDKVGLPESRIARMDEDENFWPASAPSQGPDGVCGPCSEIYYHLDDGSEVEIWNLVFTQFNRVGDPPHNLNPLPSKNIDTGMGLERTASVLQGTTTNFHIDNLFPIVQAASEVCGVKYDYESDNGRRLRRITDHARASVFAIHENVYPGPKDAKYVIKRLIRRAVLDGYQMDLREPFLYKLVDAVASASKVPYPELSETTERVAQVIEAEEKAFFGTIDGGMKRIEQLFEQMREESGVMVPGEEAAELNKTYGVPPELLQTLSAEQNFTFDWAGYRKAMDEHARVSGGEQRVLFQTGPLETLKEALRETPFVGYETTQTEATIKGIITTQGDEGKDDGQLLSHIDRPGDVELRIVLDKSPFYGESGGQVGDTGIISNSNFEFVVTDTQRHAGLIVHHGKLRHGEIHTGEKCTACVDTEHRTALSRAHSATHILHHALHKNIGKHAQQQGSKVEADRLRFDFTNQKAIDEGTLVQIERDVWQMIDAKAPIEWKTIPLADARAAGAMMLFGEKYPDPVRMVSMGDFSKELCGGTHLTNTGQVEAFELVVEESVSAGTRRIEALTGSRAQSHRLETKELLASIATTLGCDPSDAASAAEQLTGDVRQLKKELSAGKPVEHPSEFVAKKADVPINTEDYNSVRSAVREITRKLNVSVSDVVDRLSALLSDRKSLIEQLEQITAGGKVSADELMSQAENVGDAIVVVAETPGGNANVMRGWIDQIRKKSDKPSAVLLATVQNDKVILVGGVSRELVDRGIKAGVWVGAAAKVVGGGGGGRPDMAQAGGKDPSKLPEAITAAKDSMRKMLEKAT; encoded by the coding sequence GGATCCTTCAGTCTTGTTCACGCCTGCGGGCATGAATCAGTTTAAAGACCACTTTCTCGGGAAAGTAAAACTCGACTTCACCCGTGCGACAACCTGCCAAAAATGCTTGCGCACCGGTGACATTGATAATGTTGGGCGAACGGCGTTTCACCATACTTTTTTTGAAATGCTTGGAAACTTCAGTTTTGGTGACTACTTCAAAGAGGACGCGATTCGCTGGGCTTGGGAGTTTCTGACCGACAAGAAATGGCTCGGCATCCCATCGGAGCGGTTGTCGGTGACGGTCTACCGCGACGACGAAGAAGCTTTTCGCCTTTGGCAGGACAAAGTCGGGCTGCCTGAAAGCCGGATCGCTCGCATGGATGAAGACGAAAACTTCTGGCCCGCGTCGGCACCGAGCCAAGGCCCCGACGGTGTGTGCGGACCGTGTAGCGAGATTTATTACCATCTTGATGACGGCAGCGAAGTCGAGATCTGGAATCTCGTTTTCACTCAGTTCAACCGTGTCGGCGACCCACCCCATAATCTGAACCCGCTACCGAGTAAGAATATCGATACGGGTATGGGACTCGAGCGGACCGCCAGCGTGCTGCAGGGAACGACGACCAATTTCCACATCGACAACCTATTTCCAATCGTCCAAGCGGCATCGGAAGTGTGCGGCGTGAAGTACGATTACGAAAGCGACAATGGACGACGATTGCGGCGGATTACCGACCATGCGCGAGCGAGCGTGTTTGCCATCCATGAAAATGTCTATCCTGGCCCCAAAGACGCCAAATACGTCATCAAGCGATTGATTCGACGCGCGGTACTCGATGGCTATCAAATGGACCTGCGAGAACCCTTTCTCTACAAATTGGTCGACGCGGTTGCTTCAGCATCAAAGGTGCCCTATCCCGAACTGAGCGAAACGACCGAAAGGGTCGCTCAAGTAATCGAAGCCGAAGAAAAAGCGTTCTTCGGCACGATCGATGGCGGCATGAAACGGATCGAGCAATTGTTCGAACAGATGCGAGAGGAATCGGGAGTGATGGTCCCCGGTGAAGAAGCTGCCGAACTGAACAAAACCTACGGTGTCCCACCCGAATTATTACAAACGCTTAGCGCCGAGCAGAACTTTACCTTTGATTGGGCTGGATACCGCAAAGCGATGGACGAACACGCTCGCGTTAGCGGTGGGGAACAACGGGTCCTGTTTCAAACTGGACCTCTTGAAACGCTAAAAGAAGCGCTCCGTGAAACTCCATTTGTGGGCTACGAAACGACGCAGACCGAAGCAACGATCAAAGGAATCATTACCACTCAAGGCGACGAGGGCAAAGACGACGGCCAATTATTGAGCCACATCGATCGTCCAGGTGATGTCGAGCTACGAATCGTGCTCGACAAGTCGCCCTTCTACGGAGAATCAGGCGGACAAGTCGGCGATACCGGTATCATTTCGAATAGCAACTTCGAGTTTGTCGTCACCGATACTCAGCGTCATGCGGGACTCATCGTCCATCACGGCAAACTTCGCCATGGTGAAATTCACACGGGCGAAAAGTGTACGGCCTGCGTCGATACGGAACATCGCACCGCATTGTCCCGTGCGCATTCCGCAACGCACATTTTGCATCATGCATTGCACAAGAACATCGGCAAACATGCTCAGCAACAAGGCAGTAAAGTTGAAGCCGATCGGTTGCGTTTTGACTTTACCAACCAAAAAGCGATCGACGAGGGAACACTCGTGCAAATTGAGCGAGACGTTTGGCAAATGATTGATGCGAAAGCTCCAATCGAATGGAAAACGATACCGCTCGCCGACGCTCGTGCTGCCGGAGCGATGATGTTGTTCGGCGAAAAGTATCCTGATCCCGTTCGCATGGTTTCGATGGGTGATTTTAGCAAAGAGTTGTGCGGTGGAACGCATTTGACAAATACGGGACAAGTCGAAGCATTTGAGTTGGTCGTCGAAGAAAGCGTTTCGGCGGGCACTCGGCGAATCGAAGCGTTGACCGGTTCACGCGCTCAATCGCATCGACTGGAAACCAAAGAGTTATTAGCGTCAATCGCCACAACGCTCGGCTGCGATCCCTCGGACGCCGCATCCGCTGCCGAACAGTTGACGGGCGACGTTCGTCAGTTGAAAAAGGAATTATCGGCTGGCAAGCCGGTGGAGCACCCCAGTGAATTTGTGGCAAAGAAGGCGGACGTCCCCATCAATACCGAGGATTACAACTCCGTCCGTTCAGCGGTCCGTGAAATCACTCGCAAACTGAACGTTTCGGTCTCGGACGTCGTCGATCGATTGTCGGCTCTATTGAGTGACCGAAAAAGCTTGATCGAACAACTTGAGCAGATAACCGCTGGCGGAAAAGTATCAGCGGACGAGTTGATGAGTCAGGCGGAAAACGTTGGCGATGCGATCGTCGTGGTGGCAGAAACGCCCGGTGGGAATGCGAACGTGATGCGTGGTTGGATCGACCAAATTCGCAAAAAATCAGACAAACCCTCCGCCGTACTCTTGGCGACGGTCCAAAACGACAAGGTCATCCTGGTCGGTGGCGTGAGCCGAGAATTGGTGGATCGCGGCATCAAGGCTGGGGTTTGGGTCGGAGCGGCCGCAAAGGTTGTTGGCGGTGGCGGTGGCGGAAGGCCCGATATGGCCCAGGCTGGCGGAAAAGACCCCAGCAAGCTTCCTGAAGCGATTACGGCCGCAAAAGATTCAATGCGAAAAATGCTTGAAAAAGCGACTTGA
- the lpxB gene encoding lipid-A-disaccharide synthase gives MTKRIFFSVGEPSGDQHAGRLIRHLHQNYPEIEACGFGGPAMAAAGCRLELDLTQHAVVGLLEVLPKLRDFFKFADQAEAIFKSGQIDAVVLVDFPGFNWHIAKRARRYGIPVYYYCPPQLWAWGGWRVRKMKRLVDHVLSVLPIEQEYFTKHGIESTFVGHPFFDAVLESQLDQQALNRFNGDAAKNQQLVAVLPGSRTHEVHRTWPIMLEAIRRLAASHPNAKFLVAAYRDRHCLWCKQQLTEADSELPIEFYVDRTSEVIEAARCAMMVSGSVSLELLARRTPASVTYRVGRLLYAFARLVVRLDSITLPNLMSDRKVFPEFVSVGSTEPAIEFFHESTAAFLKDDFYFEQTMQRMNSLCHQFAGGGATEKAANWIAEAVNVKKLDRGMESLRRDAA, from the coding sequence ATGACCAAACGAATCTTCTTCTCTGTGGGCGAACCGAGCGGCGACCAGCACGCGGGACGTTTGATTCGTCATTTGCATCAGAATTATCCTGAGATCGAAGCTTGTGGGTTTGGTGGCCCAGCGATGGCGGCAGCGGGTTGTCGCTTGGAACTCGATTTGACCCAGCACGCCGTTGTTGGATTGTTGGAAGTGCTGCCGAAACTTCGTGATTTTTTCAAGTTTGCCGATCAAGCCGAGGCGATTTTCAAAAGTGGTCAAATCGATGCCGTTGTGCTAGTCGATTTCCCCGGTTTCAATTGGCATATCGCCAAACGTGCACGACGTTACGGAATTCCGGTCTACTACTACTGTCCGCCCCAACTTTGGGCTTGGGGTGGTTGGCGGGTGCGAAAGATGAAGCGACTAGTCGACCATGTCCTAAGCGTGCTACCGATCGAACAAGAGTACTTCACCAAACATGGGATCGAATCGACGTTTGTTGGGCATCCCTTTTTTGATGCGGTTTTGGAAAGCCAACTCGACCAACAAGCCTTGAACCGATTCAACGGTGACGCTGCTAAGAACCAGCAATTGGTAGCGGTTTTGCCGGGATCGCGAACCCACGAAGTCCATCGCACTTGGCCAATCATGCTCGAGGCGATTCGTCGGTTAGCGGCCTCGCATCCAAACGCAAAATTCTTAGTCGCAGCATACAGGGATCGGCATTGCCTATGGTGCAAGCAGCAATTAACGGAAGCGGATTCTGAACTGCCTATCGAATTTTATGTTGATCGAACGAGTGAGGTTATCGAAGCCGCACGCTGTGCAATGATGGTTAGTGGTTCGGTCAGTTTAGAATTACTTGCCCGCCGCACGCCGGCTTCTGTGACCTACCGCGTTGGTCGATTGTTGTACGCTTTTGCACGACTGGTCGTCCGACTCGATTCGATCACGCTGCCCAACCTGATGAGTGATCGCAAGGTATTCCCCGAGTTCGTCTCGGTTGGTTCAACCGAACCTGCCATCGAATTTTTCCATGAATCGACTGCCGCATTTCTGAAAGACGACTTCTACTTTGAACAAACGATGCAGCGAATGAATTCGCTTTGTCACCAATTTGCTGGCGGCGGTGCAACCGAAAAGGCTGCCAATTGGATTGCCGAAGCGGTCAATGTGAAAAAGCTTGATCGCGGTATGGAGTCACTCAGGAGGGATGCCGCTTGA
- a CDS encoding ABC transporter ATP-binding protein translates to MPLDSNHIHIHQPFIMNEAIAIRCDHVSVEFASGSRFAGRTNVVQAIDDVSVGFAKSKISALIGPSGCGKTTLLRLLAGLQSPTFGTIDLGGLSSRGGEVAFVFQQPSLLPWRTALENVSLPLKLLGRGNSKDRRDRATELLKSVELDDVAKRLPSQLSGGMKMRVSLARALVTEPSVLLLDEPFAALDDMLRSQLGELLLDLWRERSFTTVLVTHNIAEACLLAHQIHVINRGKIVNSIDNPLPWPRHESLRREARFGEFYGTLSDVLKNSDGCV, encoded by the coding sequence ATGCCGCTTGATTCGAACCACATCCACATCCACCAACCTTTCATCATGAACGAGGCGATTGCGATTCGGTGCGACCACGTCTCGGTCGAGTTCGCTAGTGGCAGTCGGTTCGCTGGTCGTACGAACGTGGTACAAGCCATTGATGACGTCAGCGTGGGATTTGCAAAATCAAAGATTTCGGCATTGATTGGGCCAAGTGGCTGCGGGAAGACGACCTTACTTCGTCTGCTTGCCGGACTGCAATCCCCAACATTTGGTACGATCGATCTCGGTGGGTTATCGAGTCGTGGGGGAGAGGTTGCATTCGTATTTCAACAACCGTCACTGCTACCTTGGCGAACGGCACTCGAAAACGTTTCTCTACCGCTCAAACTTCTTGGACGCGGGAACTCGAAAGATCGCCGAGATCGGGCGACGGAACTGCTCAAGTCCGTCGAGCTTGACGATGTTGCGAAACGGTTGCCGAGTCAATTGTCCGGTGGCATGAAGATGAGAGTTTCGCTAGCGCGGGCGTTGGTCACCGAGCCAAGTGTTCTGCTACTCGATGAACCCTTTGCCGCTCTCGATGACATGCTTCGCAGCCAACTTGGTGAGTTATTACTGGATCTTTGGCGTGAGCGATCGTTTACGACGGTCTTGGTAACTCACAATATTGCTGAAGCCTGCTTGTTGGCCCATCAAATCCACGTCATCAATCGAGGAAAAATCGTCAACTCGATCGATAATCCACTGCCGTGGCCGCGTCACGAATCCCTTCGCCGAGAAGCCCGCTTTGGTGAGTTCTACGGGACGCTAAGCGATGTACTGAAGAACTCGGACGGATGCGTATGA
- a CDS encoding ABC transporter permease has product MKRCTKSLWLSTVSVVAVAVVVLLMWNLAIILFDLPAILLPTPWRVLEAAFNERVSLFEGTLVTGVAATAGLVSAILLGSALSILFSLSEMIRRALFPYVVFLQTVPIVAIAPLLITWSGYQFRTVVLVTVIICLFPIVNSVTAGLMSIPKDLDDLFRLYGAGRIQRLLRLQLPSAVPDLIVGMKTSSGLAVIGAIVAEFFVGNGSSYIGLGTLMTGWQAFQRTDALIAAIFASTALGLLLFASVNLFAVTILSRWRT; this is encoded by the coding sequence ATGAAGCGATGCACAAAATCGCTATGGCTTAGCACGGTATCGGTTGTTGCCGTTGCGGTCGTCGTGCTACTGATGTGGAACTTGGCGATTATCCTTTTTGACTTGCCAGCAATCCTGCTGCCAACGCCATGGCGGGTTCTCGAAGCCGCATTCAATGAACGCGTTTCCTTGTTTGAAGGCACTTTGGTAACCGGCGTCGCCGCGACCGCCGGGCTCGTTTCGGCAATTCTCCTCGGATCAGCCTTGTCGATTCTATTTAGCCTATCAGAGATGATTCGCCGAGCGTTGTTTCCGTACGTCGTCTTTCTGCAAACGGTTCCAATCGTGGCAATCGCCCCGCTATTGATTACGTGGAGCGGCTATCAATTCCGTACCGTCGTACTGGTAACCGTGATCATATGCTTGTTCCCGATTGTCAATAGTGTGACCGCAGGTTTGATGTCCATACCGAAGGATTTGGACGATTTGTTTCGGCTTTATGGTGCAGGGCGAATCCAACGCCTCCTGCGGTTACAACTGCCGTCCGCCGTTCCAGACTTAATTGTCGGGATGAAGACAAGCAGCGGTTTGGCGGTGATTGGCGCGATCGTTGCGGAGTTCTTCGTTGGCAATGGATCGAGTTATATCGGCTTGGGGACGCTGATGACCGGATGGCAGGCGTTTCAGCGTACCGACGCGTTGATCGCGGCGATCTTTGCGTCGACGGCACTTGGGCTTCTGTTGTTCGCTAGCGTCAATCTATTCGCGGTAACGATCCTATCGCGATGGAGAACTTAG
- a CDS encoding RidA family protein, with the protein MSLIDKGFAKAEKATDEAICFQMQPVKELLRKGGCNGDCQVEALLSTPQMPPCVLSQQQHTVVHLDHVCRVALMITPQPIGSPVDQAWEAISTMRVILKQQAVEMTVAMQTVFVASEDDIPAFKKLFEAYFGDRAPATSFIIQPPCEGQALAIEAWAVGSQETDDENSLTKLDIQYPLPNVVTVAYDSLRWIYVAGVTPSQNARNAYDESASVFGELANRLESVGACFSDVPRVWLYQGGITELEEVADGSQIERYRELNRARTDFFDKLQDLGQMAISGTGSTIYPASTGIGMQATGLTLSAMALQTNRDDVKMLSLENPQQTSAFDYAKTFSAKSPKFARAMAVRVGDYVTTWVSGTASILNSESAHLGDIEKQTEQTIDNIEQLISRDNFKHHGMDGCGAGLSDLAKIRVYVKREADYRKCREVCERRFRSVPTIYAIADVCRGELLVEIEGVAFSKVE; encoded by the coding sequence ATGTCTCTGATCGACAAAGGTTTTGCCAAGGCCGAAAAAGCTACAGACGAGGCAATTTGCTTCCAAATGCAACCGGTCAAGGAACTCCTACGCAAAGGCGGCTGCAACGGTGATTGCCAAGTCGAAGCTTTACTTTCCACCCCCCAAATGCCGCCTTGTGTCCTGAGTCAGCAACAACACACCGTCGTCCATTTAGATCATGTGTGCCGTGTGGCCCTGATGATAACGCCTCAGCCGATTGGCAGCCCAGTGGACCAAGCATGGGAAGCCATTTCGACCATGCGAGTGATTCTAAAGCAGCAAGCGGTGGAGATGACGGTAGCGATGCAGACGGTGTTTGTGGCCTCGGAGGACGACATTCCGGCATTCAAGAAGTTGTTCGAAGCCTATTTCGGCGACCGAGCTCCGGCAACCAGCTTCATCATTCAACCGCCATGCGAAGGCCAAGCATTGGCGATCGAAGCATGGGCGGTTGGTAGCCAAGAGACCGATGACGAAAACAGCTTGACGAAGTTGGATATCCAGTATCCGCTGCCCAATGTTGTCACGGTGGCTTACGACTCGCTGCGGTGGATCTACGTCGCGGGGGTGACGCCGTCACAGAACGCCAGGAATGCTTATGATGAATCAGCAAGCGTTTTTGGCGAACTAGCCAACCGGTTAGAGAGCGTCGGTGCATGCTTCAGCGATGTCCCACGAGTATGGCTCTATCAAGGTGGTATCACCGAATTAGAAGAGGTGGCCGACGGCAGTCAAATCGAACGGTACCGCGAACTGAATCGAGCGAGGACCGATTTCTTTGATAAGCTGCAAGATCTCGGACAGATGGCTATTTCGGGTACCGGTTCGACCATCTATCCCGCCAGCACCGGGATCGGAATGCAGGCCACCGGATTGACGCTCAGCGCCATGGCACTGCAGACAAACCGTGATGATGTCAAGATGTTGTCTCTCGAAAACCCTCAGCAAACCTCGGCATTCGACTACGCCAAGACCTTCTCAGCCAAGAGTCCGAAATTTGCACGTGCGATGGCGGTTCGCGTGGGCGACTACGTAACGACTTGGGTTTCGGGGACCGCCAGCATCTTAAATAGTGAGAGTGCCCATCTCGGCGACATTGAAAAGCAAACCGAACAAACGATCGATAACATTGAGCAACTGATTAGTCGTGACAACTTTAAACACCATGGCATGGATGGTTGCGGAGCCGGACTGAGCGATCTGGCAAAAATCCGTGTTTACGTTAAACGCGAAGCGGACTACAGGAAATGTAGAGAGGTATGCGAGCGTCGGTTTCGTAGCGTGCCCACGATTTATGCAATTGCGGATGTGTGTCGTGGAGAATTGTTGGTCGAAATCGAAGGAGTCGCGTTTTCGAAAGTAGAATAG
- a CDS encoding DUF1553 domain-containing protein, which translates to MARIPNAANTTNRIDPLWIFSFLMLLTATAIGVVLYNVVSPVADSGDAVIRATSPAVMMASPTESMNLRNASSFVPSKSSLNEIANSQSGKSLAAEMPKEFSDLGEHDADWINDPFESDLPIHSHNSLDDLIFLNLINRKIEPAKLCSDAVFLRRVYIDTLGTLPTADEARSFLDDTDPDKRNKLIDTVLEREEFSIYLTMRLCDLLRVKAEFPINLWPNAAQAYHRWIHQAIRSNMPADEFAHRLLTSSGSNFRTPQVNFYRAMQSKEPKAIAQTVALTFLCERAEKWPDQRLAGMAQFFSQVGFKPTGEWKEEIVYFDPRKNKENALNQSTHAIYPNGVSVNIPAGIDPRIVFADWLTDNRNPWFARAFANRIWYWLMNRGIVDPPDDIRPDNPPSNHALLNQLADEFVAANYDIRFLYRLILRSNAYQLSCIPQSNDSLAGVHFAYHLTRRHDAEVLIDGICQITDTHEMYMSIIPEPFTFLPDNQRAIALPDGSITSSFLETFGRPARDSGLMMERNNELNAGQALHLLNSNHIRNKLKKGQGINRLLQSASDPSEKAELLYLAILSRRPSEGERTVAEPLCRSSQGTRDLAWALINTDEFIFQH; encoded by the coding sequence ATGGCCAGAATTCCAAACGCAGCGAACACGACGAACCGAATCGACCCTCTTTGGATCTTTTCGTTTTTAATGTTGCTGACCGCAACCGCGATTGGCGTTGTTCTCTACAACGTCGTATCGCCTGTTGCCGACAGCGGTGATGCGGTGATCCGTGCGACGTCGCCCGCCGTAATGATGGCCTCGCCGACCGAATCGATGAACTTGCGAAACGCTTCATCGTTCGTCCCCAGCAAATCCTCGCTCAACGAGATTGCAAATTCTCAGAGCGGAAAATCGTTGGCTGCCGAGATGCCAAAGGAGTTTTCCGACTTAGGCGAGCATGATGCCGATTGGATAAACGATCCATTCGAAAGTGATTTGCCAATTCATTCACACAATTCGCTCGACGACCTCATCTTTTTGAATCTGATCAACCGAAAAATTGAGCCTGCTAAGTTGTGTTCGGATGCCGTGTTTCTACGCCGCGTTTACATTGACACCCTTGGAACCTTGCCGACGGCGGACGAGGCGAGATCGTTTTTGGATGATACCGATCCCGACAAACGAAACAAGCTAATCGACACGGTACTGGAACGCGAAGAATTTTCGATTTATTTGACGATGCGGCTTTGTGATCTGCTAAGGGTCAAAGCCGAATTCCCAATCAATCTTTGGCCCAACGCGGCGCAGGCTTACCATCGTTGGATTCATCAGGCCATTCGAAGCAACATGCCCGCTGACGAATTTGCCCATCGGCTATTGACCTCGTCCGGAAGCAATTTCCGCACACCGCAGGTCAACTTTTATCGGGCCATGCAAAGCAAAGAACCGAAAGCGATCGCTCAAACGGTGGCTTTAACCTTCCTCTGTGAACGAGCCGAAAAGTGGCCCGATCAGCGACTCGCCGGGATGGCGCAGTTCTTTTCCCAAGTCGGATTTAAACCGACAGGCGAATGGAAGGAGGAAATTGTCTATTTCGATCCTCGCAAGAACAAAGAAAATGCACTCAACCAATCGACCCATGCGATCTACCCGAATGGTGTATCGGTAAACATTCCCGCTGGGATCGACCCCCGAATCGTCTTTGCAGATTGGTTGACCGACAACAGAAATCCATGGTTCGCTCGCGCCTTTGCCAACCGGATTTGGTATTGGCTGATGAACCGAGGTATCGTCGATCCACCGGATGACATACGCCCCGACAACCCACCCTCGAATCACGCCCTACTGAACCAATTAGCGGATGAATTCGTGGCGGCCAATTACGACATCCGGTTTCTCTATCGATTGATCCTTCGATCCAATGCCTACCAATTGTCGTGCATTCCACAAAGCAATGATTCGTTGGCAGGTGTCCATTTCGCATACCATTTGACACGACGGCATGATGCCGAAGTTCTGATCGATGGGATTTGCCAAATCACGGATACTCATGAAATGTACATGAGCATTATTCCAGAACCCTTCACCTTCCTGCCCGACAATCAGCGTGCTATCGCACTCCCAGACGGGAGTATTACAAGCAGTTTTTTGGAAACCTTCGGTCGACCTGCACGAGACAGTGGACTAATGATGGAACGAAACAACGAATTGAATGCCGGACAAGCGTTGCATTTGCTCAATTCCAACCACATCCGCAACAAATTAAAAAAAGGTCAAGGGATCAATCGATTGCTCCAATCAGCGAGCGACCCAAGTGAAAAAGCCGAGTTGCTTTATCTTGCAATTCTTTCACGGCGGCCAAGTGAGGGGGAACGGACGGTGGCCGAACCCCTTTGCCGCTCGTCACAGGGGACTCGCGATTTGGCGTGGGCACTGATCAATACCGACGAGTTCATTTTTCAACATTAA
- a CDS encoding DUF1501 domain-containing protein has protein sequence MFHQRTQHAHGSLSWGPTLSRRQALHAGVLRSAGAVIASQMIAMDARANSGVAETERKNERTTDAKPAIVPKAKAVIQVWLGGGPPHTDTFDPKPNSGSDYTGPLSGTCATNVTGIHIGQLMTELGKCADKYSLIRSFTHGQFGHETASYLTQTGRMPGRLVYPAAGAVVTAFKGFPESNGNRQQETSLIPPYVVLTQPQGRFSEAGFLGIKYKPFATGSDPNASRFAVEGIVAPDLSEHQQMQRRDLLNELNALHRAAGQDPRLAMAEKSRSDAYDLMLGDTGLVFNLAEESDEMRLRYGRSKFGQSCLAARRLIENGSKFVTINHGGWDTHKDHFPVMQRKLPELDRGLAALITDLDERGLLESTIVWCIGEFGRTPKVASESPWNGGRHHFGSVFSTLVAGGGFQGGQVVGESNEKGEAVKDRPVYPGDLIGTMYELLGIDPDASLPHPMGEFVRATPGPDDGMETGGRLYEIT, from the coding sequence ATGTTTCATCAAAGAACTCAGCACGCCCATGGTTCGCTTTCCTGGGGTCCAACTCTAAGTCGTCGGCAAGCCTTGCATGCAGGCGTGCTCCGCAGTGCCGGAGCAGTCATCGCGTCTCAGATGATTGCGATGGACGCGAGGGCCAATTCGGGAGTTGCTGAAACCGAACGGAAAAACGAACGGACAACCGATGCCAAGCCTGCGATCGTTCCCAAGGCGAAAGCGGTCATTCAGGTTTGGCTAGGCGGTGGCCCGCCACATACCGATACGTTTGATCCCAAGCCCAATTCGGGAAGCGACTACACCGGACCTTTGAGTGGTACGTGCGCGACGAACGTCACGGGGATTCATATCGGTCAATTGATGACTGAACTGGGCAAGTGTGCCGATAAGTATTCGCTGATCCGTAGTTTCACACACGGACAATTCGGCCATGAAACCGCATCCTACTTAACACAGACTGGACGCATGCCAGGCCGCTTGGTCTATCCCGCCGCCGGCGCCGTTGTAACCGCGTTCAAAGGATTCCCAGAATCAAACGGGAACCGACAACAAGAAACGAGCTTGATTCCGCCCTATGTCGTCCTCACTCAGCCACAAGGTCGATTCTCTGAAGCGGGTTTTTTGGGGATCAAGTACAAACCGTTTGCAACCGGAAGCGATCCGAACGCAAGCAGGTTTGCGGTCGAGGGGATCGTCGCCCCTGACTTGTCTGAGCATCAACAGATGCAGCGTCGTGATCTGTTAAACGAACTGAACGCGTTGCACCGAGCCGCTGGACAGGATCCCCGTTTGGCAATGGCTGAAAAATCGAGGTCCGATGCGTACGATCTAATGCTCGGCGATACCGGCTTGGTGTTTAACTTAGCAGAGGAATCGGACGAAATGCGTTTACGTTACGGACGCAGCAAATTTGGTCAATCTTGCTTAGCAGCACGCCGGCTCATCGAAAACGGTTCGAAATTCGTTACGATCAATCACGGCGGCTGGGACACTCACAAAGATCACTTCCCCGTGATGCAGCGAAAGCTGCCCGAACTCGATCGTGGATTAGCTGCACTGATCACCGACTTGGACGAACGCGGGCTTTTGGAAAGCACGATTGTATGGTGTATCGGCGAATTTGGAAGAACACCGAAAGTGGCATCGGAGTCGCCGTGGAACGGGGGCAGACATCATTTCGGCAGTGTGTTTTCAACGCTCGTTGCAGGAGGAGGTTTTCAGGGCGGACAAGTCGTCGGAGAATCAAACGAAAAAGGGGAAGCAGTTAAAGACCGGCCAGTTTACCCAGGTGACCTGATTGGCACGATGTACGAGTTACTCGGTATCGACCCTGACGCAAGTCTACCGCATCCGATGGGCGAATTTGTCCGCGCCACCCCTGGCCCCGACGACGGCATGGAAACCGGAGGCCGTTTGTATGAAATCACCTAG